From Cheilinus undulatus linkage group 15, ASM1832078v1, whole genome shotgun sequence:
ATAGCATTGAACTTCTTTTGAATGTTGGCTAAAGATTGCTGCTGTATCACTGGTGTCTTCCATTGAAGACTATTGTCAAATCAGTCTGTATATTTACTTTCCACCTTTCTtcacaataaagacaaaatgatcCATAATTAATGACAAACTGTCTATTCCCAGACTGTGGATGGAAGTGGTGTTTCCCCGCTGAAAGTGCATTATTTTGATCGTATGCATCAGAAGAGCTTGGCAGGCGTGGCTGTTTGTGAGAATCCTGAGATGCTGTCACAAGTGGTGTCCCCTCTGGTGACTTGTGGAACAAGACGTGTCACTGTGAAGCTGCCTCAAGAAGCAAAGCTGAGGAGGGTGAAAGTGCTTGGTAAGGGCTAGATGACTGAAACTCACAAACGTAGATTTATTATCTTGTTTAAAGGTTTACACACATGCTTGTAGTAATGCTGTGATTACAAGTTAAAGTAAGCTAACCTTAGGCTCAAGACTTATTCTGTTGTCACTTAAGGGTGGTTAACTCCATAGAGGTAAAAGGGCTCATACAGCGTCAATGTCTGCCAGTACAGTCAAACTACATGATCCTTGCTGAGTTGAGTGGACGGTTAAAGAAACTGGTATTCCTGTGATTGAATAGCCATTTAAGTGCTTGAAACCACTAATGCCTGAGATTTTAGGGAATTTTTCTGCAGATTTTGTCAATGAAGGATACTCGGTGAAACAGTGGAGAGCCACCAGTGCATTATTTGTGGAGATCTCAAAGTTAACAGAAAAGGTAAGTTGAATGTTAAATGTGTTGGTCAAAGATACCTGTTTAATGAGAACTAATGCTGGCATTGTTAATAGGGTACTGGCTTTGAACTGGCCTATGTGGACTCCACTGGGACAATGTACACTATCCTGGTAGCTTGTTCTCCCATGTTTCCAAAAAACTTGAAGAAGCATCAAGTTAAGAGATCCCTGCAGGAGCCAGATTTGTTTGAGCTGTGGGGCTTTGAAGAGATTCCCATTGAACCGTTTAATCCAGAAATTACTACCAGAACACCAGGAGCAGCCAGCACAGTGATTAATCCAGTTACAACACTAGGAGCAGCATCCAGCACAGTAATAAATCCAGTTACAACACCAGGAGCAGCCAGTACTGTAGTTAATCCATTCATAACCTTCAACGATGAAGATATTTATCAGTTGTGGGGATTTGACAATATTCCTGAGGGACCATTCACGGGAATACCAATGACAACGCAAACAACTCTAACAACCACTAAGCCTGGAACATCTTTGGTTACAACAGCCAAAACGACAAAAACAACCACTGGCACAACTACCACTGGCAAGACATCAACAACCACTGGCAAGACATCAACAACCACTGGAACGACAACCACTGGCAAGACATCGACAACCACTGGAACGACTACCACTGGAACAACAACCACTGGCAAGACATCGACAACCACTGGAACGTCTACTACTGGAACAACAACCACTGGCAAGACATCGACTACCGCTGGCAAGACATCGACAACCACTGGCAAGACATCGACAACCACTGGCAAGACATCGACAACCACTGGCAAGACATCGACAACCACTGGCAAGACATCGACTACCACTGGCAAGACATCGACTACCACTGGCAAGACATCGACTACCACTGGCAAGACATCGACAACCACTGGAACGACTACCACTGGCAAGACATCGACAAACACTGGAACGACAACCACTGGAACGACAACCACTGGCAAGACATCGACAACCACTGGAACGACAACCACTGGGCAGACATCAACAACCACTGGGAAGACATCGACAACCACCACGACTGGCCCGACCACGAGTGGCGCCACCTCAACCACCACGACTGGCACGACCACAAGCGGGGCCACGTCAACCACCACGACTGGCACGACCACGAGCGGGGCCACGACCACGAGCGGGGCCACGACCACGAGCGGGGCCACGTCAACAACCACGACTGGCACGACCACGAGCGGGGCCACGTCAACAACCACGACTGGCAAGATCACGAGCGGGGCCACGTCAACAACAACCACGACTGGCACGACCACGAGCGGGGCCACGTCAACAACGACTGGCACGACCACGAGCGGGGCCACGTCAACCACCACGACTGGCACGACCACGAGCGGGGCCACTTCAACCACCACGACTGGCACGACCACGAGCGGGGCCACGTCAACCGCCACGACTGGCACGACCACGAGCGAGGCCACGTCAACCGCCACGACTGGCACGACCACGAGCGGGGCCACGTCAACCGCCACGACTGGCACGACCACGAGCGGGGCCACGTCAACCACCACGACTGGCACGACCACGAGCGGCGCCACGTCAACCACCACGAGCGGCGCCACGTCAACCACCACGACTGGCACGACCACGAGCGGCGCCACGTCAACCACCACGACTGGCACGACCACGAGCGGCGCCACGTCAACAACGACTGGCACGACCACAAGCGGGGCCACGTCAACCACCACGACTGGCATGACCACGAGCGGGGCCACTTCAACCACAACTGACACGACCACGAGCGGGGCCACTTCAACCACGACTGGCACGACCACGAGCGGGGCCACTTCAACCACGACTGGCACGACCACAACATGAGCAAAACAACAAGCAGTCTTCCACAGCTTCAAGTTTTGTCAAAAGACATTagttgtaaaaatggaaaaaatatttacttttaattgttaaaaaatgtggaaTCTAATGAATGTCAAATAAAATGTGTATTCTGTGATTCTTGCTTTGATGCTTTCATATCATTTATAATTTTTACAATAGAAAATTGAGCATCTCTAATTTGTTCCAGAGGATCAGTCTTTCTTAATTCCTGTATGATGTGTTGTCCAGGCAGTTCTATAGCATTGGAGTTTTCATAGGCAGTCTTTAAGTGCCAAATTAATTTGCTTTAATCTCTGACTGTTTCCAATTATAAATGGCTTTTATTCTGAGTATTTCACTAATGTGCATCCCTACAATACATTTAATGGAATGTGTTATTTCAGGCTACCAAACATTGAAAATATTAGCTACATTGTCCCCTGGCCTGTATTTTTAAGTCACTCAACTTAAGTAATGGCACCCTCTGTTGATGAAACATGAGATTACATTTCTTGGTGTTCTAGCATCCTCCATGCTAAGCATACCAACAATGTCTGGGTCTGCTTAGCTTTTGAGAtcaggaatttttaaagtgGTTAAGTTTTAAGCGATGATGGGAAATGtgaagaggccacatatcaaggGTGTAAAGAACTGAAGTACAGTTCCTCAGATTAAAATTCTGTTGTGCAGaagtaaatttacttttctataAATTGGTTTAGTAAAGACCAATTCTTTTAGACTTTACTGGAAGTACAGAATTAAAATTGAATTACTTTAAAGTATTGCATAAGCAAGCCATATATGTATTTAATGCTCTCTGACCTGTTCACATATGTAATTTCACACAACCAAACCCTAAAGTTGAACGGCATCAGTATAAACTTGATCAAGGAAAGAATATGTTTTGACACAGAGTCTTAAGTGTTCATTCTCTCACCACAGCAGGTTATTTGTTCTGTTCCCATGAGTTGTGCTCTAGAGGGGGGCACTCCCTGCTGCCCTCAAGCCCACTCCAGCAGGCCTGCAGAGCTCGACAAACAAGACCCTAGGTCCAGTCAATTTGTCTGGACAAATGTGGGGATTTGGGGCCATGGCAAGCTATGCAGGGGCGAGTGCTAATTGTTTGTATGCCAAGCAACTCCCCTTCAATCCCTTCTGGTCTCTCAAGTCACCCTATTCACCTCAGTCTTTGTCTGGTGAGTAACTTGAACCTGACACATCGGACCAGAGAAAGTGCAATTCAAGATATTTCCCCCTCTTATTTGCAACTTCACCCCATCTTTTGTAGCACGAATCAACATTACGGAAATTGTGAATTTTCTTAATGTTCCTTCTTCACTCTAATAGATGTTAAGCAGATGGGTGGGGTAATATGTGGTCCACTTAAACCTCCACACTCTGGACACCATAAACTGAAGCTGTGCAGCATCACTAAATGTTGTCTGAGACAATCTGTGAAAGTGGCTGCAGCCTGGCGTCACCTCAGGCCCCTTGTCCTCCACCAGTCCGgtcagccccccccccactccCTTGAGCTCTCCTGGCATGCTGATCAGAGGATTAGGCCTCGAGACGGCGTCGAGTCAAGAGCATGTGAAAGAAAGGGAAAGGCATGCAGGGAAGATGAGGTGCATACTGGTTTCACAcgcacccacacccacacaagAAGGGGAGCAGACGTGGGGGCGTGAGGACCACACGCTCAACTGCAGCAAAGGCAGCTGGTCAGCAGAGGGTGCTGCTATGTAGTGTTTAATCTGGGGTAAAGTACAATTTTTAAGCCATAAAACTGCAAAATGAGCTAAAACTAGATGGCAAAAGTCAGTTCCAAAAGCATCCCAAAACTGTATTCCCATCTTTCTCTTCCAGCCCTTCAAGGAAAACTCTGCTTTCAGCTCTAAATCATTACAGAATTCAAGAATTGAGAATAAATTTTaggttaaaaagggaaaaaacagagCACTGCCACAACTGTACAACAATTAAAGACACTGATAATCCATGAAAAAATGAATTCCAGACTGAATTACCACAACACTTGAGAGTTTTGACCAAACAAACACATATCAAACAGCTTGATATTGAAAGATTGATCTCTTTCTTCTATTTCTGTTACATTCTGTTGAGTGAAATCTCTTTGTCATAAGAATCTTGAAGAGTTTAGAGATAAATTGATAATGAAACTTATTTTAGGTTGGAGCCCTGGgaaatgaacagaaacaaacatacaCTTAACACTTTTTAACTTTGGGTTTTTAAAGTTTCCTCCTTCTCCCTaaactcttttcttttctgttttacttaTTTACTGCACTGTTATTTTTGACATCTTCATTTGTGTACTTTTTTGCAATCTAAAATGTTCCTGAGACCCAGTATTTATTCAATAAACAATTTTTTAATtggccagttagaataaaaatgaaattatgtgCAAGGGACTTTTGCACTCATCCAATTACATAGATATAACCTGcaaaacagcaataaaatgtAGGCCAATGTTGCCTCAGTTTCACCTCTaagttaaattcatttaaatctCAATCAGATTACTTCAATATGTAAACGAGAGTATATTGGTTTATAGAAAGCATCAagcaaaagcacaaaaatcccCCTATGAAACAAGTAATATATTTTCAacgtgtttttttaatgaaaccaTACCTGTTGCCTCAATTTAGTTAATATTACTTAATATTTAAGCATCATTTTCAATTTTCTCTTGCCTATATATCAAAATTGGCAAGATTGTCCGTCAAAAATCctattttcctccttttttaaatGCCATACAGTCGTCCACTAGGTCGTATCTTCTGCCCCCTGGTGGATTATCGGTGCATTGCATGCATCTTGTCGTATGCGTCAGGTTATTAAAGAGAAAGATCTCTCCTTGAGGCTGCAGAAGTCTCAAAATTGGTGAATCACATGATTTTCTTGAATTTACAGGGTTAGAAAATTAAAGGGGTGCATTTGAATTGGCTGCATAAAGGAAATGAGGAAGCTTGAATATGCTGCATAAAAAACGTTTAATTTACATAGGCCACACTTATCCTTTAATGGGCTGTATGAGAATATTTACTCAGTGTTACCTCTCAGACATTTTTAGTATATTTCAGTAAAACTGGCCATGTTTGTAATGGTTTGAAACGTTTATTGAAGTAGCAGAGCAAGTAActctttattttagtgggccctaattacctagtaatttttTTGTAACAAGTGGTAAATATCTAGTCATTTCCAAGAATATGGTGTAATTGTATAGTAATAAGTTAGCACTTTACAAGGTATACCTTGGAAATCTGGAAATATGAAGGAATTATTTAaatagtaataatgtattaattatcaagtaatttctTGTAGTATTGTGGCAACCCTCTGACCCTACAGGATAGAGTGAAGTACCACCTATTTACAAGAGatctgccacaatattacaaggaattgtTTGATTGTTAATACATTATTACAAGggaaatacttccttaatattaccgAATTATTTCTTGGTTGAATGCCAACTTACAACTTAGTGATTACCCCCTTATTCTTGAGGCATTACTAGATCATTAaacttattactataaaattaccTGACAATTACGGCTTTTGGCTTTTGGGCTTTGACTTCATCACTCCGCACAGATTTATGTTATGCAAAAAAATTTAAGGAGTGATGAGATAATAAGTTAAACCCTCAGTTTCAGCCTATAGATGGGGTGCTGGGGAGgcagaatgaatgaatgttttctctttgaaaGAAAAGGCAAAGCTAACCTTGTATTTGTTCTGCTGATAATGACAGCCATTATTTCTACACTCACTTAAAAGATTGTTCACCCAAACCATTTGTTCCTGGCCTCTCTACTTTAGTGAAAATACTGTTGGCACAATAATCTGAATGGCTAGAGTCCAACATGTTTTTCAGACAGATACATCAACCATTTAGGCGTCATTATGACATTAACACTATTTACTGAAACAGCAAAGACAGAGTTTAGGAGGTTTATTAAAACCAGACAGCCTTTAGGGTTGTTAGTCCAGATTTATTGGTCTAAACTCAAGCTGCATGGCCAGATATTGAAAACTGAAGTTAAGGAACTGCTGTTGCTTGAGTGTCCCCTTGAGGCTGCCTGCAAAAGCCAAGGAATCCCGTTAACAGCCCATATTAATATATAATCCTAAAGATGAAAAAGACATGACTACAGCCTGTTTCAACAACTTGCTTCGGTCTAAATAACTAATTTCTTTTTTGGTTCATGCTGTACATGGGGGTTCTTTTCAAAGCTCACATTTTGATCCTTTGAGGATAAAAATTATGCATACATGTGCATTATTTGAGGTGTGGTTGAGACGTTATTTTCCAGGAGGCTGCCTTAACTCTGCCTCTTTACATTTTGATATGTTATTTAAAAGTTAGGATGCATTTTATATCATAACATTTTAGTTGACAGTTATCTATGTATTTGGGAGCACAGTCAGAACAGCCAGTCAGAGCAAAAAAAGAGCTTAGGACAGTAACAGCTACCATTGACCTTTACATGAAGCAATTAGGTCTCCTTAAAACCTTTTACTGATATTATTTACCTCACTGTCAAACAATTACAAATTTAAATCTTgataaatgtcagaattctgtcATCCATCAGGATTAATCTCCCTTTTGACACatttgtcaaatgtttttgtttcattctggATTTTTCTACGGTCTTGAACTGAGGGAAATTGACTTTCTGTTTGCATACAGACatgatttaattttgaaagaaaataaaagactcTCCAAGGTAGATTTAAGATGGCGGCTGTGTCGGAAATgactccctattcactatatagtgcactattcTGTAGTGATGTCCAGTTTGACTGACCATTGTTATACCCTTTTTAGTGCTTGCATTATATCCCATGATGCATTGTgagaagtagtgaacaaccaatGGTCACCAACCCAGCagtatttaccatcatgcattgtgACGGATAGTGACAGACAGATGAAAGGAGCATGGCAAGTGTGAATatggagcacaggaacacagagcaattcatatttaaaggatttaaataaagtcatgtttttgATTACAGACATAAGACCATAAAGCACAAAATGTGGAATTATTCTgctgaaaagtcaaaaatggactgtgtacatacagtgcttaacaaatttattagaccacctgtcattaaaaacaagaaaacagatattttagaaatctttcaaaaacttgtttaaaactaaaaatgttatggttatttatttggcaaataacacactgaaacaactaaatagtcctttttcacacatggtaaccaaaaaacttcatattttgtatggcctcctttggccttggtAACAGCTTgtattcttgctggcattgtttttatgtacttttccacagtctcttttgttattgagttccaaatagtttctagcggttcccacagacttgctttagatgaaacttttgtgccatcaatctttgaatctactaaataccaaatttgttcaataggattcagatctggactttgacttggccagtccaccagttccagtactccagattcctttttcttggtcaaatagtctctgcacagctttgaagtatgcttggagtcattgtcttgttggtatatgaacccatgaccaatcagattcagtccagaagggattccatgatgcactaagatgttgtggtagatgttcttgttcatgatactgtcgattttcactcatttgcccatgCCGTAtccaaaaatgcacaaatggaaccccataccataatggaatctccactgtgtttcactgtgggtgcaatgcatctagcatcaaaacgttctccggCTTTTCTGTGGACATAAACGTGACGATGCTGactgaagagttcaaacttggactcgtccatccagagtaccttcttccagtcatcaacaaccagcctcagatttgccagggactggcaaatctgaggcgtttctggatgtttgcaggcctcaataatggcttcttagcagcttccctttaagccttgttccgtcagtcgtctgcttgtggtcattctggagactttctcagactctgatctagaagcattcatctctgcctgaagatcaacagtggtcttccttctgtctctagttcttcaaatcttgaggtgtcagACATCTGCTTGAGTTAACTTTCGTTTCCTTCCCTCTTCCTTGgggcattttgtaagtaccggtctcggcaattgactccaaagcatacttgaccataCTGTGAGAacattttatgtctttccctatttgtctcagagaccatccagcatcatgaagtgctttaatgcagactcttttattttcagtgagctctctacgtttgaccattttgaacaggaatgaggaatttcaaactgaattcacctttttatacccaaatttgagccggctcactgggcttctctgagaagtcagaaattaaccaagcacaacattcaaccactaaaactaattttctgttcagggatgcaagtaaataactataatttgacatattaatcaagaaataataatgtgcttcactattttttcagggtttttttgtaaatcagtaaatttgaaaattcaaggataacaatgataattatattttagcattaaaaatatcatttcagttaaagagcttgcACATAtgggtgtattaaccattgcaaaaacataaaaaatgattttggtaattaccagtgctgttactttagggcagctgtggcataaaccttactttgggtggtggtttaataaatttgttaagcactgtatgtatatattttcttttcaaattgatttttcaattttaaattgtaaattgcTTTGGAAATGAAACCAGATGATTTCCATACTTATAAAGCTATTTGAATGGAATGAGGGAGACATGTGGAAAAGGAGCTATAGGCTGGCTTGAACCTGGGTCGCCTGAGCACATTGGGCTCAACATtgacctttttactgttccattatttagttttaatccataacaagttgctttttctctgttgaagttccttattttctttcaaaataaaagcaggtctgtatccaagtAGGAAGCGTATAACCCTTGGTTTAAAGCAGCGCAATAATcccaaatgaaacaaaaaaaagtttgaatttaAATGGTGGACTTTCAAAATGGGATTGATTGTGTTTAACTTTGCCTGTATAATGTAAGATGTAGTATATAACTTAATGATAGGCTATGATCTTGTTCCAATTTGTGCTCCTTCTCATGCATATCACAGGCAACAAATAACACCTAATAGGTAAGAAATGACCTGCAGGGGTCCACAACTGTGAAACAAGCTTGAAAgcactgtaaaaatgttatCATCTTTGTCTGTCTTCAAAGCAAGCCTGAGACAACAGCTGCGACTAAAATATGTTCAGTTCTAAACATCTGATCATTTCTTAGCAGCTTCACATATGAAAAACATGCTCCAGCTAATTTAAATGGCTATTTTCAAAGTGCCATTCTCTGCGTGTACTGTATTAGTGTCATATTTAGGATCATGAGAACAAATATAAGGGTATTCTAAAATCTTGAATTAatattaagaattttttttgttttatatttgttattgtgtattttatgtATTATATATTTTCACTGCAAATTATATAATGATGTCTGATAATGGCAATACATGATAATGACTGACCTAAGCTCAAAccacataaagacaaaagacagCAAGAtacacataaacaaaacaaaggaattaaccaaaaaaattaaatagagAGAACTAAATAAAGTAGAGCTTATATAGTTAATTTTATTCCTAACTCTCAGGCTTTGTCATAAGTTTAACTAAAGAGCACATAAATAAATTCACCATTTAGAAAGTTTCCTCTTTATTGATACTGTTTTATGACGTCACTTTCCAAATGTTTCTTGTCTTGTCTATGGGTACCTAACCCTGACCTTAGAGCACACATGAAGAAAAATAGCTAAAGATAAATCTCCTCATTTTAATGCCCTAATCcagagacacacacaaacacgtcAACACTAGTTTCTACAAATCTTTAACAGGGTCATTAGGAACGTTCCCTCCCACAAATTGCTCCTATTCAGGCctcttgtgttttgtgtgtttggtTCTGCCCACCGCTCAGGAGGCAGGTGGTCAGCACGGCTCAAACTGTCCCGCCTTAACGTGGAGCGGAGAAAGTGTGGCCTCTTCCTGAGAATACCCCAGCGGTGACCCTTCCTCTGATCATCCTCACCCCTCTGACACACGGACATACACTCATCCGACACCTTGTTAAACCCAGCAAGGGGTTGCTGGCTCTTCTAGTGCTGCCCGTGGGGGGCCTTCTGTGTGAGCAGAAAGGGAAGCAGCAGGACAATAACACATAAAACAGAGAGTGTGCCTACACATCTGCATACTGCCGGCTCTGGAGTCCAAAACTACAACCTGAATTAA
This genomic window contains:
- the LOC121522218 gene encoding histidine-rich glycoprotein-like, coding for MHQKSLAGVAVCENPEMLSQVVSPLVTCGTRRVTVKLPQEAKLRRVKVLAWNIFGYNSQNDKNNHWHNYHWQDINNHWQDINNHWNDNHWQDIDNHWNDYHWNNNHWQDIDNHWNVYYWNNNHWQDIDYRWQDIDNHWQDIDNHWQDIDYHWQDIDYHWQDIDYHWQDIDNHWNDYHWQDIDKHWNDNHWNDNHWQDIDNHWNDNHWADINNHWEDIDNHHDWPDHEWRHLNHHDWHDHKRGHVNHHDWHDHERGHDHERGHDHERGHVNNHDWHDHERGHVNNHDWQDHERGHVNNNHDWHDHERGHVNNDWHDHERGHVNHHDWHDHERGHFNHHDWHDHERGHVNRHDWHDHERGHVNRHDWHDHERGHVNRHDWHDHERGHVNHHDWHDHERRHVNHHERRHVNHHDWHDHERRHVNHHDWHDHERRHVNNDWHDHKRGHVNHHDWHDHERGHFNHN